The segment TCGGGGTCGAACTAGCAAAAGTTATATTTAAGCTGACTTTCCATTATCGACTAGAGCATAATAGTAAATATCTACTCCACCTTAATTTGCCCCATCATTCCATTATCTTCATGTTCTAATATATGACAATGGAACATATAGACACCCTTATGTTTAAATTGCACAGCTATTTTGACCTTTTCATCCGGTTTTACAGAAATACTGTCCTTCCATCCTCGTTCATTTTTAGATGGGTCTTTCCCATCACGAGAGATTATTTTAAACTGCGCTCCATGAATATGGAATGGATGAATCATTCCACCCATCATATCCGGTTTATTATAAATTTCCCATACCTCCGTATCTCCCTGTTTTTGGGTAAAATCAATTCTTTCCGGATCAAACTTCTTTCCGTTTATCGTTACCATGTCCATCATTCCAAAGAGTTCCACTTTCTTGGTGACCGGCAAATGCATTACATTATCCTCCAATGAAAAATCATTTAATTTTTCCGGAATCTTACGGTTCACTCCATTTTGGTCCGTGACCTCAAATGGCAATAGAACTGCTCCATCTTCATTTATCAACGCTAAGTTATTGACTTTTTTAATGCTTGAAAAATCAACAATGATTTCTGCTCTTTCGGAAGGTGTCAGTGTAATTTCTTGCAAAGGTACTGGTTCATTCAAAAAACCACCATCCGTTGCGATTTGAAGAAAAGAATCCCCAGAATTCAATTTAAAAGTGTAATTCCTTGCATTAGACCCATTTAATAAGCGAAGGCGCACTTTCTCTTTATTTACAGTCAATTTAGGATTAAGTGTTCCATTAATCAATAATGTATCACCGATTGTTCCATCTTCATTCTTTGCAGCGCTATAATTCAATTGTTTCTTGCTATCAAAAGTTTTATCTTGAAAAATCAATGGAAAATCGTTCTTCCCATAATCATTTGGTAACCCAAGACCTTTTGAATGATCATCTTCAATATAAATCAAACCTGCAAGCCCTTTATAAACTTGTTCTGACGTTTTCCCATGAGGATGGGGATGGAACCATAATGTAGACGCCTCTTGTGTCACTTCAAATTCAAGTACCTTTTCTTCTCCTGGTTTAAGTACGTCATGCGGTCCACCATCCACGTCCGCAGATACTTCCAGGCCATGCCAGTGAAAAGTTGTTGGTTCATCCAGTTCATTTATCGTTCTAATTTTAACTTTGTCACCTTTTTCAAAACGAAGCACTGGTCCTAAAAACATTCCATTATATCCATATGTTTCTGATTCAGTACCATCAAAAATTTCCGTTTTCCCTTTTTGGGCTTTTACAGTGTATACGATACCTTTCTCATGATCTCGTGCAAGTAAGGTAGGGACTTTCAATTCGTTTTCCCCTGTTGAGTCATTTAAACTTATTACCTTATCATGACTCATATGTCCTTTCATCTTGTCATGATCCATATCTTTCATATCCATAGAAGAATGGTCCATTTCACCCATCTTCATGTTGGAATGATCCATGCCTTTCATATTATCGCTTTTTTCTTGGCTACAAGCCCCTAATATGCCAACACTTATAATCATACTGGCTAGTGCAATTTTCTTCATACTCTCACCATTCCTTTCGACATAAAGCATACAGAATAGTTGTGTAGAAATTATGTAGAAATCGGCATTTGTATATAAAATGTGGTCCCTATATCTTTTTCGCTTTTGACGGAAATGTTACCGCCATGCGCTTCTACTAGCTTTTTGGTAATGGTCATGCCAATACCACTGCCAGTATATCGATTTTTCGCACGATAATTTCGCAAAAAGATTTTTTGGCTAGTCTCTTCATCCATACCGATCCCATTATCGTGTACAATAATTGTATAAGAGCCATTGTTTTTTAATAATTTGATGAAGATCGTACCTTCTTTTTGAACATGATACATGGAATTTTTGATAATATTATGCAGAATTTGATTCAATCTTAGGGCATCTACCTTGGCATAAATGGTTTTATCTAAATCCAATTTTACATGTATGTCTTTTTCCAGTAGTTCACTTGCCAACGCAATGATAGATTTCTCGATTAAACTAGCAATCGGATGCTCTTTCATGATGATCTTAAATGTAGGATTATTAATATCATTTAAAGTATCTAATTCTCCAACAAGGATAATTAGCCGATCAATTTCTTCAACGCATGCTTGCAAACGGTCTGGTGTAGCCTCCCAAACGCCATCCTCAAATGCACTTAAATAGCTTTTTATCGAAGCTAGCGGATTACGAATTTCATGTGCTAGATCTTGTGTCATCTCTTTACGACGCCATTCATAAGAACTTAATGTTTCATCTAGTTTTATCAACGAATGTCCCAATTGACCAATTGGATCATTAATGGTATAGCTTATATTTAAATTACGGTCTCCACGCACAAGTCTTAACGCAAAGTGATTGAGTTCTTGAATCGGTCTAGTCAACGCCTTTGCAATTAACAAACTGGAGATCAGTATGACAATAATCAATAAACCTATCGACCACAATGCCGTTTCCCTCAATGCCAAATCAAAATGGTGAATGAGCTCCTCGGAATCGGTTATATGAAGCATCATCAAATGTTCATGACCTTTATAAAGTAATATCGCTGTAATAAATAAGAGCATACATGAGGTAAAGATGGCTATAATCAACGCCACTTTTATATTAAACTTCATTGTTCTTTAACCTTCTCGTTTATTTTATACCCTAATCCAAAGACAGTTTGGATATAATCCCCGTCCACCTTTTTACGAATATTTTTAATATGTTGATCCACAATGCGGGGATTGATGTCCACATCCAATCCAAATAATTTTTGAATAATATCATCCCTACTAAATACCTTTTTAGGGTTTTCAGCTAATAAAAGCAATATGTTAAATTCATGTGGTGTAAACTGGATGTTTTGTTGATTTATTAATACCGTTCTTTCATCTTTATGAATTTCTAATCGTCCTATAGTGATAACTTGCTTTTTATGTGACATAGGTAATAGTCTTTCGGCTCTCACTAATATTTCCTTAGGGTGGAATGGTTTAACTACATAATCATCCGCACCCATTTTAAAGCCTCTTACTTTATCATCAATGGAAATTTTCGCCGTAAGCATAATGACAGGAATATCATAATTTGCTTTTACATATTGGCAAATATCTTCTCCTGCCATATCTGGTAACATTAAGTCTAAAATAATCATATCTAGAAGCCCTTGATCTATTATTTGGATTGCGGATTCACCAGTATGAGCAATATACGTATGATCTCCGTTTTTTTCAAAATAAGATGCTAAGACATTTGTAATTTTTTCTTCATCATCTACGATTAATACCCGCATTTTTCATTTTCACCAACTTTTAATAAGAAATTCAATTAATATTATAAACCACTACAAAATTTAATAGGATGTTTAGTATTTCTTGTCCACTTCTCATTGTTATGTCTGTAGTGTTAAAACCGTTCAATTAGCTTTCACTAACCATTATGATTTGACAAACCGGTTTTATGTATCATCAGCAATTTGAACGGATCCAATTTTTTTATATTTCCTCTTGAACCTCAAGTCACTTGAGGATTTATAATGAACGTATACTTTTATAGGGAGGAATCTTAATGAATAGGAATGACAAGTTTTCCATTGGAGAATTTTCAGAAAAGACGGGAATACCTATTCCTACTTTGCATTACTATGATGAAATGGGTTTATTACAACCAGAAAAGAAACCTTCTTCAGGGCACCGAGTTTACTATTATCAAGATATTATCACCTTACAAAAAATTCTAAGTCTAAAATTTCTAGGATATAGTTTAGATGAAATCGCCAATTTATTACATGAATCAAGTTTTACCGTTGATTTAAATGAAAGTTTGTCCCTTCATTTGCAAGCTTTAGAAAAAGAAAAGGAACAAATCGAGCAATCCATACAATCAATTAAAAGAGTAATTAAGTTAGTCGAAGAAGAAGGAGAAGTCGATAGCAACTTATTATTTAGCCTTATTCATGGGATGCGTATTGAACATATACATGAAGAATGGATGCATCGCCATATGTTAACGGATGTCGTGGAGGAGCTCTCCAAGAAATCGGAGGAAGATAAAATCTCCTTAGATAAAACGGTTATTCAATTGTCTAAAGAAGTAAAACAATTGTACGGTAAACCCGTACAGGACCCCAAAGTACAAAGGATGGTTAAGAACTATTTAGAAGCAACTTTTTCATTTCTTGGGGAAGATTTGATGCAAAAGCTGGCTGATACTAATCTAGAAGAATTGGATATTCAAGACCTTGAAAAAATAACCACTTCTCCTTTCACAGAAGATGAACAAAACTGGCTTAATCAAGCGATGGAATATTATATGAAGCAAGAAGAAATGGAGTAGGTCTTCAGTAAGCCCGAATGATAAAAATAACCGTACATCATGACTTTTTTGTCAGAAGTACGGTTATTTCACTATTAACTCTACATTCAGCTCGGATCATTTTTGACCAAAGTATATTCAGCTGCCTTTGACTTCCAATGAAAACAAAATGCATTTCAAGTTACGGTGAAATATACTTACTTTTTATATAGGTTCGTTGACATTCTCTATACCATCTTTTTTTAGCATTAGCATGACCGTAAAGGAAATACAATATAAACCTGCTAAGTAGAGCATCGCAAATTTCATATCATAACTTTGTAGAATATACCCGACAAGTATTGGTGAAAAACCGCCTATAGCTCGTCCAAAGTTAAAAATTGTGTTTGTTGCTGTACTTCTAATTTGAACTGGGTATAGACTACCAATCAAAGCTCCATATCCGGCGAACATTCCATTTGAAAAAAATCCGACAATTGCACCACCTATTAGTACACCCATAATACCAGTAGCATAAGAGTATAAAAACACAGCACATGCGGAGGCAATTAGGAAGACACCAAAGGCACGCTTTACTCCAAATCGATCTAAAAATCGTCCAAAGGTTAACATACCTATAATCATGCCAACAGCTGTACTAATCGTCCAAATAGCAGAGCTTGAAACTGATAACCCCTGTGACTTCTGCAACATCGATGGTAGCCAAATCATTAATCCGTTATAACCAGCAATTTGAACAGTTGCCATGATGATTAAAGAGATGGTTGTCATCGCTGTTCGTGGCGTTTCAAACAATTGTACCAGCTTACCCTTTTCCTCTTTCTCACTAGCCTTTTTATTTTTTTGAGCTGCGAGCCACTCAGGTGATTCATCTAAATTCTTCCTTACGATAAAGGCAAAAATAACAGGTACTACACCAACAAAGAACAATGCTCTCCATCCTAAAG is part of the Oikeobacillus pervagus genome and harbors:
- a CDS encoding multicopper oxidase family protein gives rise to the protein MKKIALASMIISVGILGACSQEKSDNMKGMDHSNMKMGEMDHSSMDMKDMDHDKMKGHMSHDKVISLNDSTGENELKVPTLLARDHEKGIVYTVKAQKGKTEIFDGTESETYGYNGMFLGPVLRFEKGDKVKIRTINELDEPTTFHWHGLEVSADVDGGPHDVLKPGEEKVLEFEVTQEASTLWFHPHPHGKTSEQVYKGLAGLIYIEDDHSKGLGLPNDYGKNDFPLIFQDKTFDSKKQLNYSAAKNEDGTIGDTLLINGTLNPKLTVNKEKVRLRLLNGSNARNYTFKLNSGDSFLQIATDGGFLNEPVPLQEITLTPSERAEIIVDFSSIKKVNNLALINEDGAVLLPFEVTDQNGVNRKIPEKLNDFSLEDNVMHLPVTKKVELFGMMDMVTINGKKFDPERIDFTQKQGDTEVWEIYNKPDMMGGMIHPFHIHGAQFKIISRDGKDPSKNERGWKDSISVKPDEKVKIAVQFKHKGVYMFHCHILEHEDNGMMGQIKVE
- a CDS encoding sensor histidine kinase, translated to MKFNIKVALIIAIFTSCMLLFITAILLYKGHEHLMMLHITDSEELIHHFDLALRETALWSIGLLIIVILISSLLIAKALTRPIQELNHFALRLVRGDRNLNISYTINDPIGQLGHSLIKLDETLSSYEWRRKEMTQDLAHEIRNPLASIKSYLSAFEDGVWEATPDRLQACVEEIDRLIILVGELDTLNDINNPTFKIIMKEHPIASLIEKSIIALASELLEKDIHVKLDLDKTIYAKVDALRLNQILHNIIKNSMYHVQKEGTIFIKLLKNNGSYTIIVHDNGIGMDEETSQKIFLRNYRAKNRYTGSGIGMTITKKLVEAHGGNISVKSEKDIGTTFYIQMPIST
- a CDS encoding response regulator transcription factor; the protein is MRVLIVDDEEKITNVLASYFEKNGDHTYIAHTGESAIQIIDQGLLDMIILDLMLPDMAGEDICQYVKANYDIPVIMLTAKISIDDKVRGFKMGADDYVVKPFHPKEILVRAERLLPMSHKKQVITIGRLEIHKDERTVLINQQNIQFTPHEFNILLLLAENPKKVFSRDDIIQKLFGLDVDINPRIVDQHIKNIRKKVDGDYIQTVFGLGYKINEKVKEQ
- a CDS encoding MerR family transcriptional regulator; this translates as MNRNDKFSIGEFSEKTGIPIPTLHYYDEMGLLQPEKKPSSGHRVYYYQDIITLQKILSLKFLGYSLDEIANLLHESSFTVDLNESLSLHLQALEKEKEQIEQSIQSIKRVIKLVEEEGEVDSNLLFSLIHGMRIEHIHEEWMHRHMLTDVVEELSKKSEEDKISLDKTVIQLSKEVKQLYGKPVQDPKVQRMVKNYLEATFSFLGEDLMQKLADTNLEELDIQDLEKITTSPFTEDEQNWLNQAMEYYMKQEEME
- a CDS encoding MFS transporter; its protein translation is MDYRKKTVVASVAGLTLEGMDIMFISFAMSMIIAEFNIDLATGGLISTITNVGMLLGGIVFGVLADKYGRVKVFTYTVILFAIGTALTGLASSIEQVYLFRLIAGIGAGGEYGIGMALVAEAWPKNKQGRASSYVSVGAQYGVILAALLSAIILPTLGWRALFFVGVVPVIFAFIVRKNLDESPEWLAAQKNKKASEKEEKGKLVQLFETPRTAMTTISLIIMATVQIAGYNGLMIWLPSMLQKSQGLSVSSSAIWTISTAVGMIIGMLTFGRFLDRFGVKRAFGVFLIASACAVFLYSYATGIMGVLIGGAIVGFFSNGMFAGYGALIGSLYPVQIRSTATNTIFNFGRAIGGFSPILVGYILQSYDMKFAMLYLAGLYCISFTVMLMLKKDGIENVNEPI